One stretch of Desulfonatronum sp. SC1 DNA includes these proteins:
- a CDS encoding M15 family metallopeptidase: protein MKKMILLLLAVVVSGWVQASERPDAFVEIREVIPDAIMDIRYFTEHNFVGARVDGYEAPKCYLTREAAQALAGVRADLAPFGFGIKIYDCFRPQRAVDHFVRWARDVDDTATRTEFYPTVDKRNLFRDGYIAEKSGHSRGSTVDLTIVELPPADQPEFILGKTEQQECFLPADQRFPDNSIDMGTGFDCFHELSHPENPNLNAQQRLNRLLLKTLMEKHGFKYYDKEWWHFTLADEPFPDTYFDFVVE from the coding sequence ATGAAAAAAATGATCTTGCTGCTGCTTGCCGTCGTTGTGTCGGGTTGGGTCCAGGCTTCGGAGCGACCGGACGCCTTTGTGGAAATCAGGGAGGTGATTCCGGATGCGATCATGGATATCCGGTATTTCACCGAGCACAATTTTGTCGGCGCTCGGGTGGACGGCTACGAGGCTCCCAAGTGCTATCTGACCAGGGAGGCGGCCCAGGCCTTGGCCGGAGTGCGGGCGGACCTCGCGCCGTTCGGCTTTGGGATCAAGATCTACGACTGCTTCCGGCCCCAGCGGGCGGTGGACCATTTTGTCCGCTGGGCCAGGGACGTGGACGACACGGCCACCAGGACGGAATTCTATCCGACCGTGGACAAAAGAAACCTCTTCCGGGACGGCTACATTGCCGAAAAATCAGGACACAGCCGGGGCAGCACCGTGGACCTGACCATCGTGGAACTGCCGCCCGCGGACCAGCCCGAATTCATTCTGGGCAAGACGGAGCAGCAGGAATGCTTCCTGCCCGCGGACCAGCGCTTTCCGGACAACAGTATCGACATGGGCACGGGGTTTGACTGCTTCCATGAACTCTCCCACCCGGAGAATCCCAACCTGAACGCCCAACAACGCCTGAACCGGCTGCTGCTCAAGACCCTCATGGAAAAACACGGCTTCAAGTACTACGACAAGGAATGGTGGCACTTCACTTTGGCCGACGAACCGTTCCCGGACACCTATTTCGACTTTGTGGTGGAATAG
- a CDS encoding cyclopropane-fatty-acyl-phospholipid synthase family protein encodes MDIPRLFNITESAHRIHNPITPEKLATLGAALRLESGARVLDLGSGSGEMLCTWARDHGITGTGIDMSRLFTEQAKLRAEELGVADQVRFIHGDAAGYVSGEKASVAACVGATWIAGGIAGTIELLARSLRPGGIILIGEPYWRRLPPTEDVAKGCLANSISDFLLLPELLASFGRLGYDVVEMVLADQDGWDRYEAAKWLTMRRWLEANPGDESAEEVRAQLTSEPERYAAYTREYLGWGVFALMPR; translated from the coding sequence ATGGACATCCCACGACTATTCAATATCACCGAAAGTGCTCACCGCATCCACAACCCGATCACACCCGAAAAGCTCGCCACTCTCGGCGCGGCGCTGCGTCTGGAGTCGGGGGCCCGGGTGCTCGACCTCGGCAGCGGTTCGGGGGAGATGTTGTGCACCTGGGCACGCGATCACGGCATCACCGGCACCGGCATCGACATGAGCCGGTTGTTCACCGAGCAAGCGAAACTCCGTGCTGAAGAACTCGGCGTCGCGGATCAAGTCAGGTTCATCCATGGCGATGCCGCCGGTTATGTCTCCGGCGAGAAGGCCAGTGTGGCAGCCTGTGTCGGCGCCACTTGGATCGCCGGGGGAATTGCCGGCACTATCGAGCTTCTGGCGCGGAGCCTGCGCCCCGGAGGGATCATCCTCATCGGCGAGCCCTACTGGCGGCGGTTGCCGCCGACGGAAGACGTTGCCAAGGGGTGTCTTGCCAACTCAATCTCCGACTTTCTCTTGCTCCCGGAACTTCTCGCGTCTTTCGGCCGCCTTGGCTACGACGTCGTTGAAATGGTTCTGGCCGACCAGGACGGCTGGGACAGATACGAGGCGGCCAAGTGGCTCACCATGCGCCGCTGGCTCGAAGCCAATCCCGGCGACGAGTCAGCCGAGGAGGTTCGCGCCCAACTGACCTCGGAACCCGAGCGCTATGCCGCTTACACGCGCGAATACCTGGGTTGGGGTGTGTTCGCCCTGATGCCGCGGTAA
- a CDS encoding WYL domain-containing protein, whose amino-acid sequence MPSTIITCKFCGTKNRIPLDRINQRAKCGSCGQFISGTAGSSDLCSLCQGNASKGVHLSNGRIVHESCLKSLQDRKEEIEAKIIGKQREINHIQQEIEKRNSIAFKVKSLFSKPLSEVKELHDSISQIRSDIEGLSSQLTRTKQKLFSIYDFFLSYPPDWDERRGLLVSTKGNHCSNCGSASRLHVHHIKPLSKGGSNELSNLELLCETCHSDEHGGKEFSGEFSHNETAFSKRVQDIRYAINDGKRIKFEYRKPTDKCFKQRTLHPAMLIDVKHHRDSGSTLCVRGYCELRNTERTFALKRMKGLKVL is encoded by the coding sequence ATGCCATCAACAATTATTACCTGCAAATTCTGTGGAACGAAGAACCGGATACCTTTAGACAGAATTAACCAAAGGGCGAAATGTGGTTCATGTGGACAGTTCATTTCTGGAACCGCAGGTAGCAGTGATTTGTGCTCTTTATGTCAAGGTAATGCTTCTAAAGGAGTCCATCTTTCAAACGGAAGAATCGTTCATGAATCATGCTTAAAGTCCCTTCAAGATCGTAAAGAGGAGATAGAGGCCAAAATTATTGGCAAACAGCGGGAAATTAATCATATTCAACAAGAGATTGAAAAGAGAAATAGTATCGCTTTTAAAGTGAAATCGCTATTTTCTAAACCACTGTCAGAGGTCAAAGAGTTACATGATTCGATTTCTCAAATAAGATCAGATATAGAGGGTTTGTCCTCGCAATTGACCCGTACAAAACAAAAGCTCTTTTCTATATACGATTTCTTTCTCTCTTACCCTCCTGATTGGGATGAAAGGAGGGGATTGCTTGTCAGCACGAAAGGGAATCATTGCAGCAATTGCGGGAGTGCCTCACGCCTCCATGTTCATCACATAAAACCACTATCTAAAGGTGGTAGCAACGAGTTGTCCAACCTGGAATTACTCTGTGAAACTTGCCATTCAGATGAACATGGAGGGAAAGAATTTTCCGGAGAGTTTAGCCATAACGAAACCGCTTTCTCAAAACGAGTGCAAGATATCCGTTATGCTATTAATGATGGAAAAAGGATTAAGTTCGAGTATAGAAAGCCTACTGATAAATGTTTTAAACAACGGACATTGCATCCAGCAATGCTGATAGACGTCAAGCATCATCGTGATTCAGGGTCAACCCTCTGCGTAAGAGGTTACTGTGAGTTAAGAAATACTGAGCGTACTTTCGCGTTAAAACGCATGAAAGGATTAAAGGTATTATAG